The DNA sequence TCATCCTCTGCCATTCACCATCTTCTGATTCCACGGACTTTCCCGTCAGCCGGGTCATAATACGATCCACATGCTGATGACAGTTTTCGAGAAACAGTCTGTATTGACTGGACTGGGTACCTGCCAGAGCCGTTCCCGCTATGTAAATCCCCGGGATGTTGGTTTCCATCGACTCTTCATTTACCTGTGGCTGCTGATTATCACCCACCAGTTCGATGCCTGCCCGGTGAAACAATGATTTCTCCTGTTCATAACCGATCAGTGTCAGTACATCGTCAGCATAATGCCGCTGTGGTTCCCCCTGCTTCTGCACGTCCTCAAGTTCAACATACGTTGAAGTAATCCGAACTGGCTGGGTCTTAAAGTATGCCTGAATCTTCCCTGAACGAATGAGTCCTGAGATTTCCGGATAGAGCCAGTATTTGATGTTTTCCTCGGGCAAATTTCTCCCTCGATAGCTGAGACTTACATGGGCACCGACGTGGTATAATCGTAAAGCCGCCTCGACAGCGCTGTTCCGTCCTCCGACAATCAGCACCCGGCGACCATAATAGCGGTGTGGCTCACGCAGGTAACCGTCGACATGGGGTAAGTCCTCGCCTTCGATACCAAGTCGGCGTGCATGGTCCAGCCCTCCCACCGCCAAAACTACAGTCTCACAATCGATCCCGGTTTGTCCCTGTGTGGACTCGGATATGACGGTAAAACCTGAGTCCCGCTGCTGTATATCAACGACACATTGATAGCATTGCACGTGAATCTGGTACTGTTCTGCAACACTACGAAGATAAGTGAGATACTGTTCCCGGTTGGCTTTGTTCTGATCATTGGTCTGCAAGGGAACACCCGCTATGGAAATACGATCGTTGCTGCTGAACCATCGCGTCTGAGGCGCCCACCAGGAAATCGTCTGACCAATCGCACCGGCATCGAGAATCTGGAATGGAATCTGATTTCGGGTCAACGCGACTGCCAGCTCCAGCCCGATTGGACCAGCTCCCACGATCACCACGCGCGTCTCATTAAGCCCACCTGTTTTTGAATTGGATTGCATATAGATATTTTACCGGCTGGAAATTCAATGAGATAAGGTGTACTAAATTACGCATCGTTAATACACAATGTTAGCAGTTGCCGAATGTGTCTTCAGACGGGGACGCTTTCTCGAATCAGATGATCTCGCATTCTTTCAACTCTCGCACAACCGACCTGCTCCATCACCTGTTTCAGTTGCTTTTTGAGCATTTCAAACGTGTGGTGACCACCGTACTTGCCGAGAGCACACACGCCAAACATGGGAGTGCGGCCCATGAAGGCAAAGTCCGCCCCACAGGCCAGAGACGCTGCGATATCAGCTCCGGAGTACATTCCACCATCAATCATCATTTTCAGCTTGCTGCCAAACTCCGGTATGAGTTTATATAAAGGAACGATGGTAGACTCTCCTCGGTCAAGCTGTCGACCACCGTGATTGGAAACGATCAATCCATCCAAACCATGCTTGACTGCTATTTCTGCGTCTTCTGGATTGACGATTCCTTTAACAACCAGGTTGCCCTGCCACTTCTCTCGGATTGCTGCGATCTTATCTTCTGTCAGACGTCCTGAAAAAGTCTTATTCATGAAGAGGCCTAGGTGTTTCATGTTGAGTCCTTTCGGAATATATGGTTTCATCGTCTGAAACTCAGGTTTGCCAGCCAGAAGTTGTCCCATTGCCCAGTATGGGCTCAAAAACATCTGGACGATGTTCCGCGGAGTCATTCTCGGAGGAATTGACAGGCCATTCCGGATCTCTTTTGGGCGATAAGCGAATGTTGGTGTGTCTGCCAGAATTACCAGTGTACGGCAACCCGCATCCCACGCTCTTTCCAGCAGCTTATCACGCAGATCATCCTCTGCCGGATGGTAAAGCTGAAACCAGAACTTGCCACTCGTGATCTTTCCGATTTCTTCAATGCTGGCGGTACTGACGGTGGATAATGTAAATGGGATATTGTGATCGACAGCAGCCTGTGCCAGATACTCGCACGCCTTGGGCCACATCAAACCCTGTAAACCTACGGGCGCAACCCCAAATGGTGCTGCATAAGTTTCACCGAACAGTTTAGTGCTTTGATCGGCACCATCGAATTCGCGGAGATACCAGGGTCTGAGCTGTACTTTGCGTATGTCGTCATTGTTCCTCGCCAGGTTGATTTCCGTAAAACACCCGGCCGTAAGATAATCATAGGCGAAACCCGGCATCCGCGATTTGGCTTTAGCTCTCAGATGGTCAACTGACGGATATTCGGAATTGAAGTGAGTCTGCATATAGTTGTTGCCACTTAATTAAATCTACCAGGAAAGTAAAATCCACAGTATATAGAAAAGATCCAAGAAGCTAACGAGGGATGAGTTGTCCCCAGAGAGGACAACTCTCAGGTTGAGTTTACCGGAAAATTGAAATCATCGCTCCTGCTCTCGATTGCTTTCCGGCATTCAGGACAAGTGTGGAATCGCGTTCCTGTGCAACACACCAGATGCTCATAACATAGTCTTTTCTCACCACACTCCCAGCACCTGGCCATAACCATTTCCGGTTGTTCCTCAGCCAACGTGCCATTTTCAAACGTATCCATAATCTGTCCTAAGATATCTTAATTGGTTCAATTTGCAGTCTTCAATCCCGGGCGTCTGACGACCAGCCATCACCCCACAACAGGCACATCTGCTGGCAATATCGTAGTGCTGACTTGAAGATCAATTCACCAGAAACTGACTCAAGACGAGCGTGATCCACAATGTTCCCAAAAGGCGATAAAGACAGAGTGGCTCCATCATCCGGGTAGGTGTAATCTGATCCAGCCTGTGCCGGCACAAACTGGTAAATTTTTTCTGTATTCGGTTTTTGCAGGAACATGGTTCGCATCAGGATTCAGTTTACCAGCGGGTATGTCTTTGGGTGAAACAGACAACTATCCGCTTGTTACTATAGTCTGGGTCGCACAACGTACTACTGTCCAGATGGGAGTTAAACCTGAAATCTTGCCAGCTACGGAGGCTTGACAACTCCGAAGTCAATATTTCACAAAGGACTCTGCTTACAGGACCAGGTGGTCGTTTTCTGCTTTCATCTGATAGCGATCTCAAGATGAGCCATTTAAAATTACAAGAGTCCCATAGAAAATGATGCCCTGTGATTTTTCTGATGCCCTCTTGAGTCCAATGGAAAGGTTACCGTCGTTCTGATACAGAAACGTATTCGTATCTCTGTTGTCATTTTTTCAGTGATATTTCTGTGCTTTGCTCACAACCTGCAAAGTGCAGAACGGGCTTCGGATGATCGCTCACGCACACCTGCGGATGTAATTATCAATGAGGACAGTAAAACATACGACTCGCATCCGTCCGCTGTGACCATGCAGAATGGTTCAACGTGGGTTGCCTGGATTGCATTCAAGGACAGCCGTGATCAAATCCTGTTGCGCATCGTCGCGCACCAGGACTGAGTGGTGCCTTAACGGGCATCTGTGCGGAAGAACTCACAGCGGATGCGATTTTTGATGCGCTGAAAAAACGGCGTTGCTTTGCCACCAACGGCTCCCGGTTCTTCGTCGATGCCCGCGCCAATGGTCTTTTGATGGGCGAGGTCTTCACATCGCAGGATGGTAACGTTGAATTATCATGGCAGGCAGTTGGTACGCGCCCAGTTGTTTCCGCCACGCTAGTTCTTAATGGTAAAGAGATCACACAAATCAAAGGCAGCGGTACTAAAGGGTTCCATACCACGTATTGAATGAAACAATTACCCCCCGGCAGACACTGGTTTTACTGGCGAATTGAGCAATCAAAGGATGCCCCATCCTGCCTGGAAACCTGATGGTAGCCCACGGTCACCTGGCATGGTCTACCCCGCATTACGTTAATGTCTCGGGAAAGTAGAACTGATTTTTGTAAGAATGACTTTATTATTCCTCATTCGGCAAGTCACCTCTAACATCGGAAGACTTGATATCACCTTGCAGTCTGTCTCAATATTCCAGACGTTTTTATGTGCGTTGGCGCATCTCGGTCAATCAACGCGTTCCGGCAATGGTTGAACGATGACACCACATTCTATCGACATATTCTTCCCTTGTTATTTGGTTTTTGTCAGATGCAAGACCGCTCTCATTTCCAGTCCGACAAGCTGTCCGATTGAGACCGTTTCAGCAGATGAGAACAATTGGCATCACAGCAACCGACTTAACCCAAGTGTCTAACTCAACGAGACTTACCGAAATCATTTTCTGAGTAAAAATCCGCCTCAGGAGCGACACCCGCCTCCTCCACTCCAACGGCTGCTCACCAAAGTGGGCAGCCGTTTTTTTCCCCTTCACAACCCCCGCACTCCTCTCACAACAACCTTCCCGCTTTTTACTCTCTTTGATCAGCGTTTGCATGCAACCCCTTTCCGATTTCCAGTGCAGTTCTGTCTCTGGAACGGAACAAATTGCACTTGATCGTCACTTTCCGAATCGTATTCTTTTGTAATTCTGCTTCGCGCGCGAGGCGGATGATGCGTCCACTGGAACCTGGTCCACTTGTGACTCAGAAGCACCTGAATCGCCATCGATTTTTCCCGCTTTTCACCGGAACAAAATGAACCGGCTCTCAATATCTCGTACATTTTCAAATCATTTCGGAGCAAACTCAGAGCAATTCACAGCAGACTCCCCCCACTTCACTGCACATTCGGAGCAGGTCAACACACATCATCCACTTGACTCCCCCACGCCGATTCACAAAATACAAAACCAACGTGACAAACCTTCGAATACCCAACCAGAAAACGGTTCGCCTGCATGCAATTCGGGGCAAGCGCAGCAAGCCGGAAACTGACATAGAAACAGACCAGGCCCAATGCAGAAACCGTCCCCGGCGAAACTCAGGACGCCCCGCCTGGCAAAGTTGCCTGCGATTCAGACTCCCGCAGGAACCATTTTCATCCAATACGATCATCCATTTAGCAGCAGCAACCAGACGCGCCATTTTATAAATAAGCAACGCAATGCCGTAGGTAAAAATCGTTAACCTGAACAGGAAGCAGTTCCAGGGCAGAAGACAAGATACACACCTGGTAACCTGGAGATGAGCAATAATAAGCCGGCGTCGTCACTACTGACAGCGGTATGACGGAGGGGAGGCCAACTTCGCAATCTCAGACTCTAATCATCTGATCCACTCCTGCTTCCTGGGAGCAAAAACGATTGAAGAGGAAGCAGTGGAATCTTGCTTAATTTCAAGTGACGTCAGACATCCAGACGATTCATCAGCCGCCTCCCCCAACCCCATACTGATCAAAAACATGAACGATTTACGTCAAAAACGTCCGGGCCCAGACCAGTTCTTTCGATACATTTCCCTCAACGCTCTGTTACCGCCTGACAGTCAGGAACTTCATTTTCTAAGTTCTTGATGAACAGAAGTTTTCTCAGTTCATCTCGGAAAAATCTCTCAAGATCATCCAAACATATGACGAACTATTATTGACGAATATATTTTCGTGCTTTATAATACGTGTATTCTAATTCGATTTTTGCTTCAGAAGAAACCACAATGTCTGCTGTAATTGATTTGATCCTGCTCTCCCCCTGACCCACAGACCGGTTTC is a window from the Gimesia benthica genome containing:
- a CDS encoding NAD(P)-binding domain-containing protein; translated protein: MQSNSKTGGLNETRVVIVGAGPIGLELAVALTRNQIPFQILDAGAIGQTISWWAPQTRWFSSNDRISIAGVPLQTNDQNKANREQYLTYLRSVAEQYQIHVQCYQCVVDIQQRDSGFTVISESTQGQTGIDCETVVLAVGGLDHARRLGIEGEDLPHVDGYLREPHRYYGRRVLIVGGRNSAVEAALRLYHVGAHVSLSYRGRNLPEENIKYWLYPEISGLIRSGKIQAYFKTQPVRITSTYVELEDVQKQGEPQRHYADDVLTLIGYEQEKSLFHRAGIELVGDNQQPQVNEESMETNIPGIYIAGTALAGTQSSQYRLFLENCHQHVDRIMTRLTGKSVESEDGEWQRMIRDAPES
- a CDS encoding alpha-hydroxy acid oxidase, translated to MQTHFNSEYPSVDHLRAKAKSRMPGFAYDYLTAGCFTEINLARNNDDIRKVQLRPWYLREFDGADQSTKLFGETYAAPFGVAPVGLQGLMWPKACEYLAQAAVDHNIPFTLSTVSTASIEEIGKITSGKFWFQLYHPAEDDLRDKLLERAWDAGCRTLVILADTPTFAYRPKEIRNGLSIPPRMTPRNIVQMFLSPYWAMGQLLAGKPEFQTMKPYIPKGLNMKHLGLFMNKTFSGRLTEDKIAAIREKWQGNLVVKGIVNPEDAEIAVKHGLDGLIVSNHGGRQLDRGESTIVPLYKLIPEFGSKLKMMIDGGMYSGADIAASLACGADFAFMGRTPMFGVCALGKYGGHHTFEMLKKQLKQVMEQVGCARVERMRDHLIRESVPV
- a CDS encoding CehA/McbA family metallohydrolase domain-containing protein — protein: MFDALKKRRCFATNGSRFFVDARANGLLMGEVFTSQDGNVELSWQAVGTRPVVSATLVLNGKEITQIKGSGTKGFHTTY